Genomic window (Nicotiana sylvestris chromosome 7, ASM39365v2, whole genome shotgun sequence):
atatacatttagagggccccgcaactttgtattttttatttggcgaggctcatctcattctattattaaaaggaatttacaacgtcatggaaatgcatctcgggccactccacaatcaatgtgcccgtgactagagacatatttcgattccattgagatttggatttgggtcacataaatgtgcacccgcgtttaagaaagtaatttaattaaatcgcgtctaaagaggctaacgcgttattgtctttggggaaggcagtgaaattcactaaacggctcatcccgaattctaagcatttattatgactaattattgagggccccgcaatttgcatttttatttggcgaggctcgtctcatttattatttacaaAGGCAAACCTAAGGCagctacattttttctatttttttttgcgAGGGCTACGGAAAACCCAATCAatagcacacctcgatttctaaagagttgAAATTTAATTAAGGGGCCATGAGTTACGGAAAATCTTTACAAAGGGGAATGAACGACTTAACTGTTAAAACCCAAAAGACATATCGTAaataaaaatctttcaaaaaaattcttCCCTACAAGTTACTTTACAAATCACAACGAAACAGAAACAGAAATTAATTTATTCGAATCAtcattccatacccaaaatgcatgccttaaacagattatttgccaaaaatataattataatatgAGTGATTTTTCTTGCCTGCACCAACAATTCTTAATACTTGACTATCCTAATATTAAGAATTAAACCATATTGAATATCCATCACAACAAACTACAAGTAAGATAGCATTTGAATACAGTAACAACACTTATAAGAAAATAACTTTATTCAACTGTCATTCATCAATTTTAGGAGAATAAGATGTCAAGAGAAGGATTAGAAGCGGACCTTACTTTGTCCTTAACGtaacggacctcgacgaacaacgacgacctcaacggaacCGACGACACGAACCAAGATTGTCAATGACCTCGACACTCACCTTCTCACTTTCGACGACCTTGACGGGCTGTGGGTTGTTTGGGTGATGACTGACGTAGGGTTGAGCCGGAGGTTTGGTGGACTGGTTGTCGACCGGTGGTGTTTGACGACGGGGAGTTGGGGAAGCTACCATGCTTCTGTTGGTGAAGCATAAGAAACACAGCAGCAGCTGGGTTTAACAACGCAGCAACTGGGCATGCGAGTGGTGACGGGATAGTCACCTGATATGGCGTTACTGCTGGTTCGTGGCTGGGGTGAGGAGGAGGCCTGGGGTTATGGTCGCCGGACTGTTTGGATCAGCTGGGCGCGAGGGAGAAGCTATGGCGGGTCGTTTGGGCAAGATGGTGCAGCAGCCATGGTTGTCTTGGTGGAGCGGAAGCTCGCGAGCTGGGGGATAGGGTGGTTGACGACGGTTTTGGGACTGATTTGTCGACTGGTCATCGCGGGTAGTGGTCGACGGTGGTTTCGGACAAGAGGGTGACGGAGTTAAGAGGAGACgcggtggtgtttggacggtggtGATGGAGTTGGGCTGGTAGTCTTTTCACAgtaggttttcttcttctttaggaagaagaaggtCTACAGTACATGTTTTCAAAAAAATGGAAGTCCCCCTTTCAAAaatgtttgtccgtgtatttgacatggctttgcccagggaaatgagcccacgcgtggtggggttcgagatttgtgtcccccacgcgtggtggggttccccatgtgtcctggactcggtttattatgggttaggtctggaattaggcctaaaaccgggtagtttgaacctgaatattattcttttgcacggacccgagaaataggaacacgatgttgcttaactagtcctatataagcaaaatagctactaaaataagactaattatttaaaacaaaactatattattattttcttaatatttttcaagatttaaaatagctacaaaatattaataaaactatttttttgtaatttttgttttttatataaagataaaatataaagtaatatttttgcattttttccaaattaaaatgactacaaaaccttaatagaattatattttttttgtaattttcgaaattatataaagtacaaaaataaagtgcaattttttgattttttcaagtttatgagggatacataaactaaaatttatatatatattttttgtaattttttcttttgcgagaaaaataaagtaaaaatagtcaaaatagctatattagtcctaaattaaatatttaagctaagaatgtaaaaattcccggggagggtcaaaaatcacgtgcttacaccaccggaagatggcaagctttcccaaacaccaaccggtacggggACAtgccaatcggagtcttgtaacttgtccgataggcccaaagagcaccatccaattttttcgaccaatcggtcctatttgcatttacaattttagacaagatactcttaatttctcggttggagacttccacttgaccgctagcttgaagatgatagggggtggttactttgtgattaactccatatttgactagcaatgaatcaaaagcttTGTTGTAAAAGTGAgatcccccatcactaatgatagcacggggAATGTCAAACCTcatgaagatactctttttaagaaatgccacaacactccgggcttcattgttgggcaaagccatggcttcaacccacttggagacattATCTACCGCCACTagaatgtaagtgtttccacaagagctcacgaaaggacccatgaagtcgatgccccaaacataaaaaatgtctacctcgagaattgtattgaggggcatttcatccctttttgaaattccaccggctcgttggcattcatcacatcttttgaccACATCACCGGCATATTTAAACaaagtaggccaataaaatccgcaactaagcactttagaagccgttctcgccccgctatgatggccaccatagggtgaggaatgtcaagcttccaaaatacccaattgctcCTCTTCCAAGACACATCGTcgaattacaccatcggtgcaaatcttaaacaaatagggcttgtcccaataataatccaagctatcccatttgagcttcttcctttggttagaagagagctcacatgggatGATTCCAGTAACAAGATAGTTTGCAATATCCACAAACCACAGTATTCcactcattgacaccgcaaggagttgatCATTGGGAAATGTATCATTGATATCAAGGCCGTCACAAGACCTCCCCTCCttctccaaacgggacaagtggttcgccacttgattctcgctacccttccggtcaacaatttctaaatcaaactcttaaaggagaagaacccatctcatcaatattGCCTTtaaatctttcttggtcatcaaatacctaaggg
Coding sequences:
- the LOC138873194 gene encoding uncharacterized protein — translated: MGPFVSSCGNTYILVAVDNVSKWVEAMALPNNEARSVVAFLKKSIFMRFDIPRAIISDGGSHFYNKAFDSLLVKYGVNHKDRLVEKIGWCSLGLSDKLQDSDWHVPVPVGVWESLPSSGGVST
- the LOC138873195 gene encoding uncharacterized protein; protein product: MADRLMKRPLGIIDDVLVHVDKFILPSDFVILDCEVDFEVPIIIGRPFLATGKALVDVEAAVIVDDTSSMINVEDPLKAVLLNMDVKDDASRVECVNELHEFDLEIVDRKGSENQVANHLSRLEKEGRSCDGLDINDTFPNDQLLAVSMSGILWFVDIANYLVTGIIPCELSSNQRKKLKWDSLDYYWDKPYLFKICTDGVIRRCVLEEEQLGILEA